The Pseudomonadota bacterium genome has a segment encoding these proteins:
- a CDS encoding zinc-ribbon domain-containing protein, which translates to MFCASCGKQNDAGYKFCASCGESLQPATPPPSPPPPSTSPTTPLGGGPSAPVSPPA; encoded by the coding sequence ATGTTCTGCGCGAGCTGCGGAAAGCAGAATGATGCCGGTTACAAGTTCTGCGCGAGCTGCGGAGAGTCTCTCCAGCCCGCGACGCCACCGCCTTCTCCTCCTCCCCCGTCGACTTCGCCCACGACCCCCCTGGGGGGGGGGCCGTCTGCCCCTGTCTCACCACCCGCG
- a CDS encoding HU family DNA-binding protein, with protein MGGEARGAPQADQGEEKNSNFFSEEEEFSSTLRISWQESDGQTRINAGTEPTSVAFRLWLCESVARSSLKSRREEAFPVNKEELINMVADRTGMKKVEVRKTVDEVFGVITHALAKGEKFQYIGFGSFGVKKRAGRNGVNPRTREKIKIKAKKIAYFTPGKKLSDKVK; from the coding sequence ATGGGGGGGGAGGCCAGGGGCGCTCCACAGGCCGATCAGGGAGAAGAAAAAAATTCAAATTTTTTTTCGGAGGAGGAGGAATTTTCAAGCACCCTGCGAATCTCCTGGCAAGAGTCTGACGGCCAGACCCGCATCAATGCAGGAACCGAACCGACCTCTGTTGCGTTCCGCCTGTGGTTGTGCGAATCTGTGGCACGAAGCAGTCTCAAATCAAGACGCGAGGAGGCGTTCCCAGTGAACAAGGAAGAGCTGATCAACATGGTGGCCGACCGCACCGGCATGAAGAAGGTCGAAGTGCGCAAGACCGTTGACGAGGTGTTCGGTGTCATCACGCACGCCCTTGCGAAGGGCGAGAAGTTCCAGTACATCGGGTTCGGCTCGTTCGGCGTGAAGAAGCGCGCGGGCCGCAACGGTGTGAACCCCCGCACCCGCGAGAAGATCAAGATCAAGGCGAAGAAGATCGCCTACTTCACCCCGGGCAAGAAGCTCTCCGACAAGGTGAAGTAA
- a CDS encoding divalent-cation tolerance protein CutA — translation MSDYVCILVTASSPDEARNLARALLEARLAGCVKIISSVESHYWWQGVLEHATECQLVIKSRAALVRDVIACVKANHTYTVPEVIALPVIDGNPDYLDWLGKETAPSGAAE, via the coding sequence ATGTCCGATTATGTCTGCATCCTCGTGACCGCAAGCAGTCCCGACGAGGCTCGAAACCTGGCGAGAGCGCTGCTCGAGGCCCGCCTTGCCGGCTGCGTCAAGATCATTTCGTCGGTGGAATCACACTACTGGTGGCAGGGCGTCCTCGAACACGCGACAGAGTGCCAGCTCGTGATCAAGAGCCGCGCCGCGCTCGTGCGCGACGTGATCGCCTGCGTCAAGGCCAATCACACGTACACCGTTCCAGAGGTGATTGCCCTTCCCGTGATCGATGGCAATCCAGACTACCTCGACTGGCTCGGCAAGGAGACTGCCCCGTCAGGAGCAGCAGAGTGA